In Hippoglossus stenolepis isolate QCI-W04-F060 chromosome 5, HSTE1.2, whole genome shotgun sequence, one genomic interval encodes:
- the c5h15orf39 gene encoding uncharacterized protein C15orf39 homolog — MMNSQAIHTLVGPAFQSKMPLFDGTTAATDLSKPQNMSGFLDKQTLQYSGAYLTYDPRGKDGAGFTPPWSSSKTSLLDGRSPMSHLSGMEGQNRIFYRQDSSSPEERHSHSSSLCHSPVKQGFTIYTKSPEMGSPTAVVRKPKSGGENSSPPSENSVYLAIPKPVYRHTPCCNELGCVIGHRYSVEHGSPRIPNPVYKHDWMQSDAHYAERPAVQRKTQDVLLQQRGLQFDPSAEPLKRISVETYSPSAGRTLPAVIDPNYSSYPCTPTRTLFGSLSEQSQRLQSSPRGYPSQYPSHPPYEHMTSEVYQERSPMSKYGQITHHPVFYYPHTNEEVQNSTRCKNMGSKQRDVPVILKHTSSNPREHYIVAQSLNGEIPLPSTETLPNHSFMQGFEYPCYAVPRFNVNASHIRVPQKRPHASPSFHSNGINLSPTRQYMNHPLTSAANPHKDNPNSSLHVAQSQIHSPYRGVDLTSPTRCRSQLGLSLPMINVNRPFPPLSSWHMDPHLLSPGGLKRLMDYSSCEAQATQHPISTATWLPQSPSHSADRIQAAVTNSANVRTIVYSPANAAGNKDNAHTSTSGSSVLKGCLKRSISHPSPPVKIKEEGRDLCEVGLMKKRQRMEMENVQAGNKTFSPPMPVIDNVFSLAPYQAYLHVSKVLFPVRSVQSSEPKPDFRAKKSDGDEQRPVVCPVPKKICPDTRTGKPVVETFEQKDIKVEQVDPSYTVELPVRQKDCIKFTIKQEPEEADSSSDCGHMLVIKKCEPGEPKIEASIADENKTSDESKTVELSRPTRSYSEGDASTLKEQVSTLQSKSTTPPQPPESKLNFKNIPPQCLKLSSYRIILPDMKHSIPAPPPEKPPAQPETEMIPKQDPQVPVRKRFFELHHSLCKLISKSVSASSEQDLRTWLSQLPLTEPAATSTKVQKVSCLLGARAREVWLNEEMKSALHEVLERLKEYTTQELCPFPHVMRTGAVFLPMLVMKELLFPMVQVSFIDQVMHEHKVALRPTTLSEEKILIQLHKRACSSRLRRLMSLKHLPDIYADVVNLLYYACVCKHLESTSPDVQKRVQD; from the exons ATGATGAACAGCCAGGCCATACATACCCTCGTCGGCCCAGCGTTTCAAAGCAAGATGCCTTTATTCGACGGGACTACAGCAGCCACAGATCTGTCAAAGCCGCAAAATATGTCTGGCTTCCTGGATAAGCAGACGCTGCAGTACAGCGGGGCTTACTTAACATATGACCCCAGAGGAAAAGACGGAGCAGGATTCACTCCACCTTGGAGCAGCTCAAAGACCTCGCTGCTGGATGGCCGAAGTCCTATGAGTCACCTCTCTGGCATGGAGGGACAAAACCGCATATTTTACAGGCAAGACAGCAGTTCTCCAGAGGAACGCCATTCTCATTCTTCCTCCCTGTGCCACAGCCCAGTTAAACAGGGCTTTACCATATACACTAAAAGTCCAGAGATGGGCAGCCCCACAGCTGTTGTGAGGAAACCAAAAAGCGGAGGTGAGAATTCATCTCCTCCATCCGAAAACTCTGTTTACCTCGCAATCCCGAAGCCAGTTTACAGACATACCCCCTGCTGTAACGAGCTGGGCTGCGTGATAGGGCACCGATACAGCGTGGAGCATGGCTCTCCGAGGATACCAAACCCTGTATACAAGCACGACTGGATGCAAAGTGATGCTCACTACGCTGAAAGACCAGCTGTCCAGAGAAAGACACAAGacgtgctgctgcagcagagaggcttACAGTTTGATCCCAGTGCTGAACCACTGAAGAGGATCAGTGTGGAGACGTACAGTCCAAGTGCAGGGAGGACATTGCCTGCTGTGATTGACCCCAACTACAGCAGTTACCCCTGCACCCCGACTCGCACTCTGTTTGGTTCTTTAAGCGAGCAGAGCCAACGGTTACAGTCTTCCCCTAGAGGCTACCCCAGCCAATACCCCTCCCATCCTCCATACGAGCATATGACCTCAGAGGTTTATCAGGAACGCTCTCCCATGTCCAAATATGGTCAGATAACACATCACCCAGTGTTTTACTACCCCCACACAAATGAGGAGGTACAAAACAGCACACGGTGTAAAAACATGGGCAGTAAGCAGAGAGATGTCCCTGTTATTCTCAAACACACGAGCTCGAACCCCAGGGAGCATTACATCGTGGCTCAGTCACTTAATGGTGAAATTCCTTTGCCTAGCACTGAAACATTACCAAATCATTCCTTCATGCAGGGCTTCGAATATCCGTGTTATGCAGTCCCTAGATTTAATGTAAACGCAAGCCATATCAGAGTGCCCCAAAAAAGGCCACATGCATCGCCTAGTTTTCACAGTAATGGCATAAATCTGTCCCCAACCAGACAATATATGAATCACCCCTTAACCTCTGCAGCCAACCCACATAAGGACAATCCCAACAGCAGCCTGCATGTTGCCCAGTCACAAATCCACTCACCGTACCGTGGCGTGGATCTAACCAGTCCCACCAGGTGTCGGAGCCAACTTGGCCTCTCGCTTCCCATGATAAATGTGAACAGACCTTTCCCCCCGCTCTCCAGCTGGCACATGGACCCACACCTCCTTTCACCTGGTGGCTTGAAAAGACTCATGGACTATTCCTCGTGCGAAGCCCAGGCGACGCAGCATCCTATTTCCACGGCGACATGGCTGCCCCAGTCTCCCAGTCACAGCGCTGATCGCATCCAAGCAGCTGTAACCAATAGTGCCAATGTCAGAACAATTGTTTATTCCCCTGCCAATGCAGCAGGAAATAAGGACAACGCCCACACGTCTACTTCAGGCAGCTCGGTTCTTAAAGGTTGCCTGAAGAGAAGCATATCTCATCCATCGCCacctgtcaaaataaaagaagagggTAGGGATTTATGTGAGGTGGGACTCATGAAGAAACGACAAAGGATGGAAATGGAGAACGTACAAGCAGGAAATAAGACGTTCTCTCCTCCTATGCCTGTCATTGACAATGTCTTCAGCCTGGCACCGTACCAAGCGTACCTGCATGTCTCTAAAGTGCTATTTCCTGTGAGAAGCGTCCAGTCCTCCGAGCCCAAGCCAGACTTCAGAGCAAAAAAGTCAGATGGAGACGAACAGCGGCCTGTTGTCTGTCCCGTTCCCAAAAAAATCTGTCCAGATACACGTACAGGGAAGCCCGTAGTTGAAACCTTTGAACAGAAAGATATTAAAGTGGAACAAGTCGATCCATCGTACACAGTAGAGTTACCTGTTCGTCAGAAGGACTGCATCAAATTCACAATCAAACAAGAGCCTGAAGAGGCTGATTCTTCTTCTGACTGTGGGCACATGTTGGTGATAAAGAAATGTGAACCAGGTGAACCCAAAATTGAAGCCTCgattgcagatgaaaacaagacTTCAGATGAGTCAAAAACCGTTGAGTTGAGTCGACCGACGAGATCGTATTCTGAGGGTGATGCAAGCACGCTGAAGGAGCAGGTGTCCACTCTTCAATCCAAATCCACTACTCCACCTCAGCCACCTGAGAGCAAGCTCAATTTCAAAAACATTCCTCCCCAGTGTTTAAAACTTTCCAGCTACAGAATCATTCTCCCTGATATGAAACATTCCATCCCTGCTCCACCACCTGAGAAACCACCTGCACAGCCAGAAACTGAAATGATTCCAAAACAAGATCCCCAAGTGCCGGTCCGCAAGCGTTTCTTTGAGTTACATCACTCCCTCTGCAAGCTAATATCAAAATCTGTGTCAGCCTCTTCAGAACAGGATCTCAGAACCTGGTTGTCCCAGTTGCCGCTGACGGAGCCTGCAGCCACTTCTACCAAAGTCCAGAAAGTGTCGTGTCTGTTGGGTGCGAGAGCCCGAGAGGTGTGGCTCAACGAGGAGATGAAGTCGGCTCTCCACGAGGTCCTGGAGAGGCTGAAGGAGTACACCACCCAGGAGCTCTGTCCTTTTCCGCACGTCATGCGGACGGGGGCGGTGTTCCTGCCCATGCTGGTGATGAAGGAGCTGCTGTTCCCGATGGTCCAGGTCAGCTTCATCGACCAGGTCATGCACGAGCACAAAGTGGCTCTTCGGCCCACGACGCTGTCCGAAGAGAAGATCCTCATCCAGCTTCACAAACGGGCCTGCTCCTCCCGCCTCAGGAGGCTGATGTCCCTCAAACACTTGCCCGACATCTATGCCGACGTGGTCAACCTCTTGTATTACGCTTGTGTCTGCAAACACCTGG aatCAACTTCACCTGACGTCCAAAAGAGAGTCCAG